A single Pseudodesulfovibrio aespoeensis Aspo-2 DNA region contains:
- the brxF gene encoding BREX-3 system P-loop-containing protein BrxF, giving the protein MAEPIHDKIKRSLQAAEGLYHRLVLLVGETGSGKTGVLRDIAEEFGSSVVNVNLALSGELLELTAKQRSLRLPGILDQIADQAQAPVVLDNLEILFDKDLQQDPLRLLQGISRNRAVVASWNGIMNSGRLLYAETGHPEYRSYDSVDALIVGMDGTATVDSAKNNREAGQA; this is encoded by the coding sequence ATGGCCGAGCCGATTCACGACAAGATAAAACGATCCCTCCAGGCAGCCGAAGGCTTGTATCACCGTCTGGTGTTGCTGGTGGGTGAGACCGGTTCCGGCAAGACCGGCGTTCTTCGGGATATTGCCGAGGAATTCGGCTCATCTGTCGTCAACGTCAATCTGGCGCTTTCAGGCGAACTGCTTGAACTGACGGCAAAGCAGCGGTCGCTTCGGTTGCCGGGCATCCTCGATCAGATCGCGGACCAGGCTCAAGCACCCGTGGTGCTGGATAATCTCGAGATCCTTTTCGACAAGGATCTCCAGCAGGACCCCTTGCGCCTGCTGCAGGGCATTTCAAGAAACCGGGCCGTGGTGGCTTCGTGGAACGGAATCATGAATTCCGGGAGGCTTTTGTACGCCGAAACCGGCCATCCCGAGTACCGCAGCTATGACTCGGTCGATGCGCTGATTGTGGGCATGGATGGCACGGCCACTGTCGATTCGGCAAAAAACAATAGAGAGGCAGGACAAGCATGA
- a CDS encoding helix-turn-helix domain-containing protein — MDERWLTVDDICKYLNVSNETVYKWIEQRAMPGHRVGRRWMFKQDEVDEWVRSGGAADKSDKPDTEQ; from the coding sequence ATGGATGAGAGATGGCTGACGGTCGATGACATTTGCAAATACCTGAATGTAAGCAACGAGACGGTCTACAAGTGGATCGAACAACGGGCTATGCCCGGTCATCGCGTCGGCCGTCGCTGGATGTTCAAACAAGACGAAGTGGACGAATGGGTCCGCTCCGGCGGTGCGGCTGACAAATCCGATAAGCCGGACACCGAGCAATAA
- a CDS encoding gamma-glutamylcyclotransferase family protein, whose protein sequence is MNIGDTAKLNTNPEDSPETILRLFVYGTLKRGYWNHQRFCAQARSIEPAVVWGRLYHLHAGFPALEVPEGLILSQGTADPLADARRQEDIGTPRFGRPTGDWDLIHGELVTFTDPQRNLPPIDLLEGFRPGGQSMYQRVMVPAARGSIACAVWTYTMHAPQNGERITNDNQAVFWKSRLYSAQNA, encoded by the coding sequence ATGAACATTGGAGACACCGCGAAGCTGAACACAAACCCGGAAGACAGTCCCGAGACCATCCTCCGACTCTTCGTCTACGGCACCCTGAAACGGGGCTACTGGAACCATCAACGCTTCTGCGCCCAGGCCCGCAGCATCGAACCAGCCGTGGTCTGGGGCAGGCTCTACCATCTCCACGCCGGGTTCCCGGCCCTCGAGGTGCCGGAAGGGCTGATCCTGTCTCAGGGCACCGCCGATCCACTGGCCGACGCCCGCAGGCAGGAGGATATCGGCACACCACGCTTCGGCCGACCGACCGGCGATTGGGATCTGATCCATGGGGAACTGGTGACCTTCACCGACCCGCAACGCAACCTGCCGCCTATCGACCTGCTGGAAGGCTTCCGGCCCGGCGGCCAGAGCATGTACCAGCGGGTGATGGTGCCTGCAGCCAGGGGCTCAATCGCCTGTGCTGTATGGACTTACACCATGCATGCGCCTCAGAACGGCGAACGTATCACCAACGACAATCAGGCCGTTTTTTGGAAAAGTCGTCTCTATTCGGCACAAAACGCTTGA
- a CDS encoding glucosamine 6-phosphate synthetase, which yields MCGQVGIIFGRKRRRPNERDYLCEVFIRMLLHSEERGPHASGLAWLKTDGSHRIFKRPMRAHELVYEKPFQELLGQVDNETTILMGHTRWRTRGNEFNNRNNHPIRAGIVIGTHNGTIYNADYLFRRLGLPRYAEVDSELIFRLADRFAPEGPIDREGLKKALALCRGQMSAVLVSRLDPGTITVLKGNKPLCLRIHRQHRVVLYASDDAFIDFAVDKEKGWRELEVPPMTMLTIRHEDVRAIENSEFRFIPQERKGILPEGVNA from the coding sequence ATGTGCGGACAAGTAGGCATCATCTTCGGTCGCAAGCGCAGACGGCCGAACGAGCGGGATTACCTGTGCGAGGTCTTCATCCGCATGCTGCTGCACAGCGAGGAGCGCGGCCCGCACGCCTCCGGTCTGGCCTGGCTCAAGACCGACGGCAGCCACCGCATCTTCAAGCGGCCGATGCGGGCGCACGAACTGGTCTACGAGAAGCCGTTCCAGGAGCTGCTCGGGCAGGTCGACAACGAGACCACCATCCTCATGGGGCATACCCGCTGGCGCACCCGGGGCAACGAGTTCAACAACCGCAACAACCATCCCATCCGGGCCGGGATCGTCATCGGCACTCACAACGGCACCATCTACAACGCCGATTATCTGTTCCGCCGTCTGGGGCTGCCGCGCTACGCCGAGGTGGATAGCGAGCTGATCTTCCGTCTGGCCGACCGCTTCGCGCCAGAAGGCCCCATCGACCGGGAAGGCTTGAAGAAGGCGCTTGCCCTCTGTCGCGGCCAGATGAGCGCCGTGCTGGTCTCGCGGCTCGACCCCGGCACCATCACCGTGCTTAAGGGCAACAAGCCGCTCTGCCTGCGCATCCACCGTCAGCACCGGGTGGTGCTCTACGCCTCGGACGACGCCTTTATCGACTTTGCCGTGGACAAAGAGAAGGGCTGGCGCGAGCTGGAGGTGCCGCCCATGACCATGCTCACCATCCGCCACGAGGATGTGCGGGCCATCGAAAACAGCGAATTCCGCTTCATACCCCAGGAGCGCAAAGGGATACTGCCCGAAGGAGTGAATGCATGA
- a CDS encoding DUF6079 family protein: MKYGDLIQFDPIESVVQLRDADKSSAAHTLVNTYVISEEMAERLTQLVIPQMQFDQPVDNKGLLVVGNYGTGKSHLMSVVSSLAADASLLEGLKNDGVRDAASQIAGRFKVIRTEIGATTMSLRDILVAELEEHLEKLGVEYVFPEAGTITSHKRAFEDMMAKFGEVFPEHGLLLVVDELLDYLRTRKDQELILDLNFLREVGEVCKDLRFRFMAGVQEAIFDSPRFAFVADSIRRVKDRFEQILIARSDVKFVVAERLLKKTTEQQAKIRDYLMPFAKYYGGLNERMDEFVRLFPVHPDYIDTFERVTVVEKREVLKTLSMGMKGILGKDVPQDEPGLIAFDSYWNTLKQNASFRAIPEIRAVIDCSQVLESRIENAITRKQYKPMALRLIHALSVHRLTTGDIYAPMGASAEELRDRLCLFDPLIAELGSDEPDKDLQTHVETVLREIHKTVSGQFISFNADNRQFYLDLKKTDDFDALIDKRAESLGQAQLDRFYYEALKRVMECQDATYVTGYKIWQHELVWQEHKAARSGYLFFGAPNERSTAVPQRDFYLYFIQPNDPPRFKDDKVNDEVFFRLKVTDEEFQTALKSYAAALDLAATSSGHAKATYESKANGFLKKLVQWLQKHMSDAFEVTYQGRAKSMTEWAKGKSIRDLSGLSPHETINFRDLVNTIAGVCLAPNFENQAPDYPFFSVLITGNNRAQAAQDTLRAIAGQNRTKQATAVLDALELLDGEKIDPYKSKYTKFILDAVKAKGHGQVVNRSEIIQDDHGLEYMNPGGGRLEPEWVAVILASLVYSGDIVLAIPGKKFDATGLQQLAATGMDELVRFKHLEQPKEWNLPALKALFELLGMTPGMAQLVTQGKDEPVQNLQQAVGKIVKRIVMTQQTLREGLSFWGLDLLAGTDLASQASGLDEAKGFFESLQAYSSPGKLKNFRYSAPEVLAHEKAVKALDELDALREFIMDHSPTASWLSTAEAVLPADHDWVDRMKTTRQDVLDALKQADLTELASQSQSIGAKLQKLKKDYTVAYIGLHTKARLGVNDDKRKAGLLNDQRLQTLLKLAGIDLMPRQQLTDYQNRLAGLKSCFALTEQNLDASPICPHCGFRPSVETGTAAGSQMIDQMDAQLDAMVTAWTSTILSNLEDPITQANMDLLKIDDREPLEAFIKSKELPVPLDSNFVHALKEVLSGLVKVTVKAQELQQALQVTDGPATPAEMKKRFEEYIDQLTKGKDPAKVRIVME; this comes from the coding sequence ATGAAATACGGAGACCTTATCCAATTCGACCCGATTGAGTCGGTCGTTCAGTTGCGTGACGCGGACAAATCGAGCGCCGCACACACCCTCGTGAACACCTATGTCATTTCCGAGGAAATGGCCGAACGGCTCACCCAGCTTGTCATTCCTCAGATGCAGTTCGACCAGCCGGTCGACAACAAGGGCCTGCTGGTCGTCGGTAACTACGGCACCGGTAAGTCGCACTTGATGTCGGTGGTCTCCAGCCTTGCCGCAGATGCCTCCCTGCTGGAAGGGCTGAAGAACGATGGTGTCCGCGACGCAGCCTCTCAGATCGCCGGTCGGTTCAAGGTCATCCGTACCGAGATCGGTGCCACCACCATGTCCCTGCGCGACATCCTGGTGGCCGAACTGGAAGAGCACCTCGAAAAACTCGGCGTGGAGTATGTGTTCCCCGAAGCCGGGACCATTACCAGCCACAAGCGGGCCTTTGAAGACATGATGGCCAAGTTCGGCGAGGTCTTCCCCGAACACGGCCTGCTGCTGGTGGTCGACGAGCTGCTCGACTACCTGCGCACCCGCAAGGACCAGGAGCTGATCCTCGACCTCAACTTCCTCCGCGAGGTCGGCGAAGTCTGCAAGGACCTGCGCTTCCGCTTCATGGCCGGTGTCCAGGAAGCCATTTTCGACAGCCCGCGCTTCGCTTTTGTTGCCGACAGCATCCGCCGGGTGAAGGACCGCTTCGAGCAGATCCTCATTGCCCGCAGCGACGTCAAATTCGTTGTGGCCGAGCGTCTGCTCAAAAAGACCACCGAGCAACAGGCCAAGATCCGCGACTACCTGATGCCTTTCGCCAAATACTACGGCGGGCTCAACGAGCGCATGGACGAGTTCGTCCGGCTCTTTCCGGTGCATCCCGATTACATCGACACCTTCGAACGGGTCACCGTGGTGGAAAAGCGCGAGGTGCTCAAGACCCTGTCCATGGGCATGAAAGGCATTCTCGGCAAGGACGTGCCGCAGGACGAGCCAGGCCTGATCGCCTTCGACAGCTACTGGAACACGCTCAAACAGAACGCTTCTTTCCGTGCCATTCCCGAGATTCGGGCGGTCATCGATTGTAGCCAGGTGCTGGAATCCCGCATCGAGAACGCCATCACCCGGAAACAATACAAGCCGATGGCGCTGCGCCTGATCCATGCGCTGTCCGTCCACCGCCTCACCACCGGCGACATCTATGCCCCAATGGGCGCGTCCGCCGAGGAGCTGCGCGATCGCCTCTGCCTGTTCGATCCGCTGATCGCCGAGCTGGGCAGCGACGAGCCCGACAAGGATCTGCAGACCCATGTGGAAACGGTCCTGCGTGAGATCCACAAAACGGTCAGCGGCCAGTTCATCTCCTTCAATGCCGACAACCGCCAGTTCTATCTCGATCTCAAAAAGACCGACGACTTCGACGCCCTGATCGACAAGCGGGCCGAAAGCCTGGGCCAGGCTCAGCTCGACCGCTTCTATTACGAGGCGCTCAAGCGGGTCATGGAGTGCCAAGACGCCACCTATGTCACCGGCTACAAGATCTGGCAGCACGAACTGGTCTGGCAGGAGCACAAGGCAGCCCGCTCCGGCTACCTCTTTTTCGGGGCACCGAACGAGCGCTCCACCGCCGTGCCGCAGCGGGACTTTTACCTCTACTTCATTCAGCCCAACGATCCGCCGCGCTTCAAGGACGACAAGGTCAACGATGAGGTCTTCTTCCGCCTGAAAGTCACTGACGAGGAGTTCCAGACTGCGCTGAAGAGCTACGCGGCGGCACTGGATCTTGCAGCCACCTCATCGGGACACGCCAAGGCCACCTATGAATCGAAGGCCAACGGTTTCCTGAAGAAGCTGGTCCAGTGGCTGCAAAAGCACATGAGCGATGCCTTCGAGGTCACCTATCAGGGCCGCGCCAAATCCATGACCGAATGGGCCAAGGGCAAATCCATCCGCGACCTGTCCGGCCTGTCGCCCCACGAGACCATCAACTTCCGTGACTTGGTGAACACTATTGCCGGTGTCTGCCTGGCACCGAACTTCGAGAACCAGGCCCCGGACTATCCGTTCTTCTCGGTCCTGATCACCGGCAACAACCGCGCCCAGGCCGCGCAGGACACCCTGCGGGCCATCGCCGGGCAGAACCGCACCAAGCAGGCCACCGCCGTGCTGGACGCCCTGGAACTGCTCGACGGCGAGAAGATCGACCCCTACAAGTCGAAGTACACCAAGTTCATCCTCGATGCCGTCAAGGCCAAGGGGCACGGCCAGGTGGTCAACCGCAGCGAGATCATCCAGGATGACCACGGGCTGGAATACATGAACCCCGGCGGTGGTCGGCTTGAGCCGGAATGGGTGGCGGTCATCCTGGCTTCGCTGGTCTACTCCGGTGACATCGTGCTCGCCATCCCGGGCAAGAAATTCGACGCCACCGGCCTGCAGCAACTGGCCGCGACCGGCATGGACGAACTGGTCCGCTTCAAGCACCTGGAGCAGCCAAAGGAATGGAACCTGCCCGCGCTCAAAGCGTTGTTCGAACTGCTCGGCATGACGCCGGGCATGGCCCAGCTCGTCACCCAGGGCAAGGACGAACCGGTGCAGAACCTGCAACAGGCGGTGGGTAAGATCGTCAAGCGCATCGTCATGACCCAGCAGACCCTGCGCGAAGGGCTCTCCTTCTGGGGCCTGGATCTGCTCGCGGGCACCGACCTGGCCAGCCAGGCCAGCGGACTGGACGAGGCCAAGGGCTTCTTTGAATCGCTCCAGGCCTACTCCTCGCCGGGCAAGCTGAAAAACTTCCGCTATAGCGCTCCCGAAGTGCTGGCCCACGAAAAGGCCGTGAAGGCGCTGGATGAGCTGGACGCCCTGCGCGAGTTCATCATGGACCACAGCCCGACGGCGTCCTGGCTCTCCACCGCCGAGGCGGTGCTGCCCGCCGACCATGACTGGGTGGATCGCATGAAGACCACCCGGCAGGACGTGCTGGATGCCCTCAAGCAGGCCGACCTGACAGAGCTGGCCAGCCAGTCCCAAAGCATCGGGGCCAAGCTGCAAAAGCTGAAGAAGGATTACACCGTCGCCTACATCGGCCTGCACACCAAGGCCCGGCTGGGCGTGAACGACGACAAGCGCAAGGCGGGACTGCTCAACGACCAGCGGCTGCAAACCCTGCTCAAGCTGGCCGGTATCGACCTGATGCCCCGGCAGCAGCTCACCGATTACCAGAACCGCCTGGCCGGACTGAAAAGCTGCTTCGCCCTGACCGAGCAAAACCTCGACGCCTCGCCCATTTGCCCGCATTGCGGGTTCCGGCCTTCGGTGGAAACCGGCACGGCGGCAGGCTCGCAGATGATCGACCAGATGGACGCCCAGCTCGACGCCATGGTGACGGCCTGGACCTCGACCATCCTCAGCAACCTGGAGGACCCGATCACCCAGGCCAACATGGACCTGCTGAAGATCGACGACCGCGAGCCCTTGGAGGCCTTCATCAAATCGAAGGAACTGCCGGTGCCGCTGGACAGCAACTTTGTCCATGCATTGAAGGAAGTGCTCTCCGGCCTGGTCAAGGTCACCGTCAAGGCGCAGGAGCTGCAACAGGCTCTGCAGGTTACCGACGGCCCGGCCACCCCGGCGGAGATGAAGAAACGCTTTGAGGAGTACATCGATCAGCTCACCAAGGGCAAGGACCCGGCCAAGGTGCGGATCGTCATGGAATGA
- a CDS encoding RNA-binding domain-containing protein: MTQDELIQLLSAHEWTDVEFKEARQAVPKNAYETVSAFANTAGGHLVFGVKKDGARFEVVGVLDVDKVQNEFVSTLRQKEKISLIINVEEHLHNIDGNDLLVFYVPEATRAEKPVFLNKDIRKAFIRKGGADVRCSQEEIQRLINDASADRYDGQIIEFDLQSCFDPSTISWYRNVYERKPGNRSYADKNDIEFLFELGLIRETQQGWKASRASILLFGRDGSFRDIMPRPVADCQRFGTVFGEYTPGSRWADRIVLDFNLIRSWQSLLDWYQKVATTPFHVDPTTMQRTDMPPDYIAFRESVINVLIHQDYADHSRKPEIRHFTDRTIFWNPGDAFASFADLLEPGEKEVRNPRIVTAFRRIGLSENAGWGLRDVFTNWQQLGNVPPVIHNDKATKTFELVLPKELLLSEEQIMFQAQLGVHLDPDAARLFAYICREKEISVADAKAVLAQSTAQSLVKLQYLLNQALIKEIEPESFYGLAEHLLSRFPSDQPSDQVGGRLVTPSTDQPQVSIPDTTPPRLELSEHHRAVIRLCEIPRSAGDLMGELGLSHRTFFRSTVLEPLLAGGLIQQTHPELPNHPKQAYVLTEAGLRLSELMRTQGQTQNDDNQRI, from the coding sequence ATGACCCAAGATGAGCTCATACAGTTGCTGAGTGCGCATGAGTGGACGGATGTCGAGTTCAAGGAAGCTCGCCAGGCCGTCCCCAAAAACGCTTATGAAACCGTGTCGGCATTTGCCAACACCGCTGGCGGTCACTTGGTATTCGGCGTCAAGAAAGATGGCGCCCGGTTTGAAGTGGTCGGTGTCCTCGATGTCGACAAGGTGCAGAACGAATTTGTGTCAACCTTACGGCAGAAAGAGAAAATCAGCCTGATAATCAATGTTGAGGAACATCTCCACAACATAGACGGGAATGACCTTCTCGTTTTTTATGTGCCAGAGGCCACACGAGCCGAAAAACCTGTTTTCCTCAATAAAGACATTCGAAAGGCTTTCATCCGCAAGGGCGGTGCCGATGTTCGCTGTAGCCAAGAGGAAATTCAGCGGCTGATTAACGATGCTTCTGCGGATCGATACGATGGACAGATCATTGAATTTGACCTGCAGTCCTGTTTCGACCCTTCCACGATATCTTGGTATCGCAACGTTTATGAGCGAAAGCCCGGAAATCGATCTTACGCCGATAAGAATGACATCGAATTTCTTTTTGAGCTTGGCTTGATCAGAGAAACTCAGCAGGGCTGGAAAGCATCGCGTGCCTCCATTCTTTTGTTCGGCCGCGATGGATCGTTCCGAGATATCATGCCCCGGCCGGTTGCCGACTGTCAGCGGTTCGGAACTGTTTTTGGAGAATACACACCCGGATCAAGGTGGGCCGATAGGATTGTGCTCGACTTCAATCTTATCCGCTCCTGGCAGTCTCTGCTTGATTGGTACCAAAAGGTGGCGACGACCCCGTTTCATGTTGATCCGACCACAATGCAGCGCACGGATATGCCACCAGACTATATCGCCTTCCGAGAATCTGTCATCAATGTGCTCATCCATCAGGACTACGCGGATCACAGTCGAAAACCTGAAATACGACACTTCACAGACCGAACCATCTTCTGGAACCCTGGTGATGCCTTTGCCTCCTTTGCCGACCTTTTAGAGCCAGGGGAAAAAGAGGTTCGTAATCCGCGAATTGTTACGGCCTTCCGGCGGATTGGCTTGAGCGAGAATGCGGGTTGGGGCCTGCGGGATGTGTTCACCAACTGGCAGCAGTTGGGGAACGTGCCCCCAGTCATTCACAATGACAAAGCCACTAAGACGTTCGAACTTGTATTGCCCAAAGAACTTCTCCTCTCCGAAGAGCAGATTATGTTCCAAGCTCAACTTGGCGTCCATCTGGACCCTGATGCAGCCAGGCTATTCGCGTACATCTGCCGGGAGAAAGAGATCAGTGTGGCGGATGCCAAGGCGGTTCTGGCACAATCCACGGCGCAGTCGCTGGTAAAGCTACAATATTTGTTAAATCAAGCGCTTATAAAGGAAATTGAACCTGAGAGCTTTTATGGACTGGCTGAGCATCTTCTATCCAGATTTCCGAGTGACCAACCTAGTGACCAAGTAGGCGGGAGGTTAGTCACTCCGTCGACTGACCAACCTCAAGTTTCTATTCCTGATACGACCCCGCCGAGATTGGAGCTTTCAGAACACCATCGGGCGGTCATTCGGTTGTGCGAGATACCTCGATCCGCTGGCGATCTGATGGGCGAATTGGGCTTGAGTCATCGGACATTTTTTAGAAGCACGGTGCTGGAGCCACTGTTGGCTGGAGGTTTGATTCAGCAGACTCATCCTGAATTGCCAAATCATCCCAAGCAGGCTTATGTCCTGACCGAAGCCGGATTACGTTTGTCCGAGCTTATGAGAACTCAGGGCCAGACTCAGAATGACGATAACCAAAGGATTTAA
- a CDS encoding DUF5049 domain-containing protein produces the protein MKILIRSTTLDGEPIPGSGEMLQAADCLEVVELMRGQTPFTASRAPRDYMTEVLSGIEGGPTQPLPEDAASAAAEFLTRLARHGLIEFLPDDKASDPWPERFLEALETVRLSGRTNMLDHPEVTRLTAEMGYPEVAEWLADHRREYAAFVLEGTRPLGKNFGGKEDTAPCADK, from the coding sequence ATGAAGATTCTGATCCGCTCCACCACGCTGGACGGCGAACCGATCCCCGGCAGCGGGGAAATGCTGCAGGCCGCCGACTGCCTCGAAGTTGTCGAGCTGATGCGCGGCCAGACGCCGTTTACCGCCAGCCGAGCGCCCCGGGACTACATGACCGAGGTGCTCTCCGGCATCGAAGGCGGGCCGACCCAGCCTTTGCCGGAGGACGCCGCCTCTGCGGCCGCCGAGTTTCTCACTCGTCTGGCGCGGCACGGCCTGATCGAGTTTCTGCCCGACGACAAGGCCAGCGATCCCTGGCCGGAACGATTCCTCGAAGCCTTGGAGACGGTGCGGCTATCCGGGCGCACCAACATGCTCGACCACCCGGAGGTGACCCGGCTGACCGCCGAGATGGGCTACCCGGAGGTGGCCGAGTGGCTGGCGGACCACCGGCGGGAATACGCGGCCTTCGTCCTTGAGGGGACGAGACCGCTCGGCAAGAACTTCGGCGGCAAGGAGGACACGGCTCCATGTGCGGACAAGTAG